caaaaactttaatctaaaactagcaaagtaatatccatccatccatccatcgtcaaccgcttatcctgtgtacagggtcgcggggggctgtagcctatcccagctaacattgggcgaaaggcgggggacaccctggacaggtcgccagtgcaaagtaatatgttgtactataatatattaagatgtaaaggctatttacggatgtttaatcaaactttcctaaaaaagaagatatgctaggctatgttaactaactagccagctaatgttagctcgtaacatagccagcaacttaacatacctttatcttgctgtttttctcttcctctgttttcttctttttccttttttctgcacCAGAggaatatgtccttttttgtgacattgctgtctgaatgtgcttgcatccagCAGCCCGTTAactttaatattgcgtttttgtataattaccattgtccattgacattgtatatcacaaaaacaaaatcaagccCTGGTGGCcacggggccctaagcagccgcttagttcgcttatgccttgggccggctctgcttgagtttttgtaaaataaaataactttttgagTTTGATCCATTGCCTCCCGCTTAATCTCTCCGCAGACGAATGCTTGGCCATGACCTCGCCCCCactaaattatatttagcatGAAGAAAAAAAGCAATGCAAGAAAATCATAatagtcctaaaaataggcttaattataatatatattatatttatataattatgtttatgactatatttttgctaaataaaaagtaacagtcagtgtctggtgtggccaccagctgctttaagtactgcagtgcatctcctcatgaactacaccagatttgccagttctttctgtgagatgttaccccacacttccaccatggcacttgcaagttcctggacatttctgggggaaatggccctagccctcatccTCCGATCCCAGACGTGCCTAAtgtgattgagatccgggcttttCGCTGGCTATGGCAGAACAGTGACatacctgtcttgcaggaaatcttGCACAGTAgcagcagtatggctggtggcttTGTCATCAGGCGCGGAGTTTGCGGGGGGGCAGGGGGAGCATTGCCCCCCCTGGTGGCTGAAACGGGTAATTgcattttttcaacaaaaaaacatattgcattgtttaaaaaaaagatattataaatattttaaataaaacaaaacaactaaatgGTGGTAGGTAATACATCTGATTTTATATActgctttagtaaaaaaaaaaaatcagggctCTGGGTCATGTGATAGGCTAACGTAAATCCAGCGATTCTCAGCTACCATGTAATAGCGCAGTTATGTGGTCGGACTCGTTACACCAAAATATGGGCATAAGGAGATTTTTAAAACGTCGAGCTCCAAATGACACAAATAGTCAGTCATCGGGATCTAAGGATACAACACAAACAACAGTAACCGATGATGACGATATGCAAACAGACACTGCTGTGAAATTGGAGGGAACACCGAGCAGCTCTGGATCAGCAGCAGCAACCGCTAGCAGTACTGACGTTCACTCCACGCCCACAGATGCGCTAGCTGCAGGTAACCCCAACAAAGATGATCTTGGAGAAAAACACAGCTGTCCCAAATGTTTCATGAAGTAGGCTACAACAAAATGCGAAATATAACTTTGCCACaatgtgtttcaaaagtggaGAGTATTGTGTGACTGTTAATTTTTCCCTCTCAAAATGTTTTAAGTGTTTCATGAAGTACAACAAAATGCGAAATATAGGCCTAACTTGTTTTTTAATCcctctcattaccacaatgtgttttgaaaaaaggaaagaaaaactttaaaaatcTTTTCGTTTTGGATGAAGATAATATTTTAACAGTGCAAAAGTGGTCCACATTTCATTGATCCTAATTGTGTCCGAAGTTCCGAACGAAGATGCGATGCGAAGTCATGTGGCTGTTTATGCGAAGTTCTACCGGTTTACAAATATGATTGTATTGTAGGCCTACTGTTTTTTTCttgggttaaaaataaatatgtgtttatttagcaTGTTTGTTTTGTCCATATGTGCTAGTGCTGAGTTccccaatagacctttttcacagacggcgatgacgcgtttccgccttatgtagcagcgtaaatctcacgaataattttattttattaatttttaaaatattgagagtaaatttataacattatgctttgtgttatattaccatggaattcgttaaaaattaattaccacagctgtgaggggttTCTATTAAAGCTgttgagggagtgacagtaaatttggcatcatcTGAAATTTTAACGTCTTAttccaccactctctatttttctccttttctggaaagtcattcaaacgtaatagttgattttttcttttggtcttggggcaaatgggtaagtgaaaataatatttgctgtgatctcccattcaccgctgtcgaagtttaccctgcaatcgtttacttccgcgttccaaaacctggagtgtgaaaaaggtctattaatAAGCCATGCAGGTCCCAGCtgctacaatttttttttttttttttttccccctggcTCGAATGTCAAACTCCGCCTATGTTTGTCATGCTGgaaggtcatgtcaggatgagcctgtaggaagggtaccacatgagggaggaggatatctTCTCTGTAACACATAGTgatgagattgcctgcaatgacaacaagctcagtccgatgatgctgtgacacaccgccccggaccatgatggaccctccacctccaaatctatcctgctccagagtacaggcctcggtgtaatgctcattccttcgaagataaatgcgagtccgaccatcaaacctggtgagacaaaacctgacatgaccctccagcatgacaatgtcatactgcttgttctgtgcatgatttcctgcaagacaggaatgtcagtgttctgccatggccagcgaagagcctggatctcaatcccactgagcacgtctgggacctgttggatcagagggtgagtgCTAGAGCCCTAACAGCAAGAacgggcaaatctggtgcagtctatGATGAGGAGATACACCGCAGTAACTAATGCAACTTACTGTTGACTGAAACACTTTTCGAATCGCTTATATCGAGTGAATAAAATGAATCGAATCAAAAGGACGATTCGCCATTCGGATATTACATTCCCCGTGCTTCTCTCGTtgagtccagcagggggcgcgCACAGCACAGAGCTGTTTACATAGTTTCACTATCAAGGTGAAGCGCATGATagtgtaaatactgtatgtcaCGAACTGATGCGCCTGTGTGTACGTGCCAATAAACGCGTTTCGATGTGTTATATGCGCGCACAGTCAGGATGTTGCTGCATCTTCAATTCAACTTCATCACAGGTCTCTTAACTCTCATCATGTTTGACTCATTCAACTTTTGGTTCTCAGTACAGGCACTGGAGCTACATTAGCCTACTCTTGATTGTAAAAGATACATTGTGGATTTTGTTTTCGATAGGAAAGCTCATAGCTGTTGAAAGATGTCTGGTGGATTTCTACAAATGCTTAACAAGAGGAAGGAGGTGAAGATAATTTCAACAACAGTCTGCACTGCAGTGGATTATTATTGTATCTGTTTCATGTCctcattattaatatatttttcatcTTTCTAGTTGATTCCTTTGATTGGGTTTGTTGGTTTTGCTGCACTTGGAGCAGCAACAGCCTCAATTTACTTTTTATTCACCAAACCTGATGTCATGTAAGGAAATTAGATCTTTATTACTTACTAAAatgtccattattattattattggttataaactgtttacaaaacaagagtacatttgtttgtttttttgttatgtaaATTTAAGTTAATCATGTTGATTCCTTGCctaattaaaatgtgtaacacATGTATATGGGCATTTACCAGTGAGTTTTAGTATGCTTAATATAATGTTTATTGACTACTGCAGTTTAAACAAGACCAGAAACCCTGAGCCCTGGGAGAGACTCGATCCATCAAAACCACAGAAGGTAAAAGAGTCACTAAAATTCAATCCACTATAAAGTCTCAACATTACACTGCAACACTCACATCTATTCCATCATGCTTTGCATtgcttattaaatattaaaagtgtATGCTTAGTTCCATCTAGCTGCTTAAATGTCTCTGTTGTTTATCTTTTCAGCTTATAACTATTAACCAGCAGTGGAAACCAGTGGAGGAACTTGAGCTAGTGAAAAAACTGACAAAATGACACcatctcctcctctcctctgAATGTTCATGCAGATTAAATCAGGATGTCAGATCTGATTTAATCTATAAAACTATAAAACTGAATATATCTGTGAATGTAtccatgtatttttaaataaagaacaGCTAATGAGTGTCACGATGTTAACCTGCATTTTTGCTGTTACTGTCAAAATCACCTTTGTGTCGTGTTGTT
The sequence above is a segment of the Xyrauchen texanus isolate HMW12.3.18 chromosome 29, RBS_HiC_50CHRs, whole genome shotgun sequence genome. Coding sequences within it:
- the c29h15orf48 gene encoding normal mucosa of esophagus-specific gene 1 protein, which translates into the protein MSGGFLQMLNKRKELIPLIGFVGFAALGAATASIYFLFTKPDVILNKTRNPEPWERLDPSKPQKLITINQQWKPVEELELVKKLTK